One window of Dysidea avara chromosome 11, odDysAvar1.4, whole genome shotgun sequence genomic DNA carries:
- the LOC136238983 gene encoding uncharacterized protein: MAFRILDDDLSDTASITSSDTSTITESSEASEQASADMEEEMEHLVDPYQFEPVASDSDEDSYSVDSEEDSSERLLNKDWCRCDNCEIMPTAVECVCCCEIYQTVDKITETGALCITQHEGFEAVCLNVWVLQTACFQYYQQYGDFVEKSANEQYRFIAYRQLTRWCWGWLGRSMRVVLPACAVTKIRNKFPSSTHTGFKYPTTVPS, translated from the exons ATGGCCTTCAGAATCCTCGATGACGATTTGAGCGATACAGCAAGCATCACTAGCTCAGATACCAGTACAATCACCGAGTCATCCGAAGCCAGTGAGCAAGCTAGCGCGGACATGGAGGAAGAGATGGAGCACCTAGTTGACCCATATCAATTCGAACCAGTAGCCAGTGACAGCGATGAAGATTCGTACTCGGTAGATAGCGAAGAAGATTCCAGCGAAAGGCTACTGAATAAAGACTG GTGCAGATGTGACAATTGTGAAATTATGCCAACTGCAGTTGAGTGTGTGTGCTGTTGTGAAATTTATCAGACAGTAGATAAAATAACTGAGACAGGTGCATTGTGTATCACTCAACATGAAGGCTTTGAAGCTGTCTGTTTGAATGTGTGGGTCTTGCAAACTGCTTGTTTTCAGTATTATCAGCAGTATGGTGAttttgtagaaaaatcagcCAATGA GCAATATCGATTTATAGCATATCGACAACTGACAAGATGGTGTTGGGGTTGGCTTGGAAGATCAATGAGAGTAGTGTTGCCTGCCTGTGCTGTAACGAAGATACGAAATAAGTTTCCTTCGTCAACACATACAGGATTTAAGTATCCTACAACTGTACCTTCTTAA
- the LOC136237695 gene encoding uncharacterized protein — translation MEHDIYSSIDWDDLVQPEQETSRQNGQVENHQALQVSVVTETPEVLNNTRRETTRTTRNLRLNDQVENHQDGEIRNSERSTNVTEAISETIELLRVAPEEGQERHENQTPELPANQVGNHGDQVRGWYMLELVLAVAQLVAVLQEYFDNLLCKKTILGLGILVIILAQKYQEQHERLDEIEHQYQQQRKQLDEMEHTIAQHLQTITYLRQIIANKGKENVWLAAAVSKSVQQMCILEMQQKMCMQESKAMKQKYVKHLKMWEEKHAKYTKQLETCDQNYKQSEQLSKMKQDKTLLIQEYIILKQLRVEEHKTLNKTKEQNEELKNHIMRSNIINERLVKSSEMIQRICELSAKQDKLISGLDIHRRYCVEDLNPFLSLLKVSHHLSAKSFELFPWT, via the coding sequence ATGGAGCACGACATATATAGCAGCATTGATTGGGATGATTTGGTTCAACCAGAACAAGAAACTTCTCGACAAAATGGTCAAGTAGAAAATCATCAAGCATTACAAGTATCAGTTGTTACAGAAACACCAGAGGTATTAAATAACACCAGACGAGAAACAACCAGAACCACCAGAAATCTTCGACTAAATGATCAAGTAGAAAATCATCAAGATGGGGAAATTAGAAATAGTGAAAGATCAACAAATGTTACAGAAGCAATCTCGGAAACAATAGAGTTACTGAGAGTGGCACCAGAAGAGGGACAAGAACGACATGAAAATCAAACACCAGAGCTCCCAGCGAACCAAGTAGGAAATCACGGCGATCAGGTACGAGGATGGTACATGCTTGAGCTAGTACTAGCAGTAGCTCAACTAGTAGCTGTACTACAGGAATACTTTGATAACCTACTCTGTAAAAAGACAATTCTTGGTCTTGGCATCCTCGTAATCATCCTTGCTCAAAAATATCAGGAACAACATGAACGACTAGATGAAATCGAGCACCAATATCAGCAACAGCGTAAACAACTAGATGAAATGGAGCACACCATCGCACAGCATTTGCAGACTATTACATACTTACGACAGATCATTGCTAACAAGGGGAAGGAAAATGTTTGGCTTGCTGCTGCTGTGTCAAAATCTGTGCAACAAATGTGTATACTTGAAATGCAACAAAAAATGTGCATGCAAGAAAGCAAAGCAATGAAACAGAAGTATGTAAAACACCTTAAGATGTGGGAAGAAAAACATGCAAAGTATACCAAACAGCTAGAAACTTGTGACCAGAATTATAAGCAAAGTGAACAATTAAGCAAAATGAAACAGGATAAAACATTACTCATCCAAGAATATATAATTTTAAAGCAGCTGCGAGTAGAAGAGCATAAGACATTAAACAAAACAAAAGAACAAAACGAAGAGCTCAAGAACCACATTATGCGCAGCAATATAATAAATGAACGCCTTGTAAAATCATCCGAAATGATTCAACGTATTTGTGAATTGTCCGCAAAACAAGATAAGCTGATATCTGGACTGGATATTCACCGTAGATATTGTGTGGAAGACTTAAATCCATTCTTATCATTGTTAAAAGTTTCTCATCATTTATCTGCCAAGTCATTTGAATTGTTTCCCTGGACTTAG